From Pristiophorus japonicus isolate sPriJap1 unplaced genomic scaffold, sPriJap1.hap1 HAP1_SCAFFOLD_534, whole genome shotgun sequence, the proteins below share one genomic window:
- the LOC139254093 gene encoding zinc finger protein 432-like: MEKPWQCGDCGKVFGSPSQLEIHRRSHTGERPFTCSECGKGFTQSSNLLTHQRVHTGERPFTCSECGKGFTQASNLLTHQRVHTGERPFTCSECGKGFTGSSELVAHRRVHTGESPFTCSECGKGFTYSSILLRHQRVHTGERPFTCSECGKGFTGSSELVAHRRVHTGESPFTCSECGKGFTYSSILLRHQRVHTGERPFTCSECGQGFTRSSNLLIHQRDHTGERPFTCSECGEGFTRSSNLLIHQRDHTGERPFTCSECGEGFTRSSTLLIHQQLHTGERPFTCSECGEGFTRSSTLLIHQRVHTGERPFTCSECGKRFTRSSGLPRHQRVRTGERPFTCSECGKGFICSSDLLRHQRVHTGERPFTCSECGKAFTCSSTLLRHQRVHK, encoded by the coding sequence ATGGAGAAACCGTggcaatgtggtgactgtgggaaggtattcggATCACCGTctcagctggaaattcatcgacgcagtcacactggggagaggccgttcacctgctctgagtgtgggaagggatttactcagtcatccaacctgctgacacaccagcgagttcacactggggagaggccattcacctgctcagagtgtgggaagggatttactcaggcatccaacctgctgacacaccagcgagttcacactggggagaggccattcacctgctcagagtgtgggaagggattcactgggtcatccgaacttgtagctcaccggcgagttcacaccggggagagtccgttcacctgctctgaatgtgggaagggattcacttattcatccatcctgctgagacaccagcgagttcacactggggagaggccgttcacctgctcagagtgtgggaagggattcactgggtcatccgaacttgtagctcaccggcgagttcacaccggagagagtccgttcacctgctctgagtgtgggaagggattcacttattcatccatcctgctgagacaccagcgagttcacactggggagaggccgttcacctgctctgagtgtgggcagggattcacccgatcatccaacctgctgatacaccagcgagatcacactggggagaggccattcacctgctcagaatgtggggagggattcactcggtcatccaacctgctgatacaccagcgagatcacactggggagaggccattcacctgctcagagtgtggggagggattcactcggtcatccaccctgctgatacaccagcaacttcacactggggagaggccattcacctgctcagagtgtggggagggattcactcggtcatccaccctgctgatacaccagcgagttcacactggggagaggccgttcacctgctctgagtgtgggaagcggttTACTCGGTCATCTGGCCTgccgagacaccagcgagttcgcactggggagaggccgttcacctgctctgagtgtgggaagggattcatttgttCTTCcgatctgctgagacaccagcgagttcacactggggagaggccgttcacctgctctgagtgtgggaaggcattcacttgttcatccaccctgctgagacaccagcgagttcacaagtga